A window of Cellulomonas sp. SLBN-39 genomic DNA:
ATGGTCTCCCACAGCAGCGAGAACACGGCCCGCGGCATCTCGGGGTGGCGCAGCTGGGAGTGCGGGGAGCCGAGCAGCTCGCACTCGGAGTAGGCGCTGATGCGCAGGAAGACGTCGTTCGCGTAGGTGATGTGCCCGCGCGGGTCGGTCTTCGACACGATGATCTCGTCGTGCCCGAAGGTCCTCATGACTCCGGTCGGTGCCGGACGGGTCAGCTGCATAGGTCGGTCTCCCCTGACGATGCTCCGTCCCGCCTATCGGCCGCCCGGGGAGGCCTGTGACTCGTCGGCCATGACGAGTTGGTGGGCCGTCATGGCGCCGGGGCGGCTCCGTCGACGTACGCGAACCGGCGACGGTACGCCTGGGGGCTGGTGCGCAGGGTCCGGGCGAAGTGCTCCCGCAGGTGGGCGGCGGTGCGCAGGCCGCACCGGCGGGCGATCTCCTCCACGCCGGCGTCCGTCCGCTCGAGGAGCTCCTGCGCACGCGCCACCCGCTGGCGGGCGACCCACGCGGCCGGCGTGGCGCCCGTCTCGGCCCGGAACCGGCGCGCGAAGGTGCGCTCGGAGAGCAGGGCGCGCGCGGCGAGCGCCGGCACCGACAGGTCCTCGTCGAGGTGCTCGAGCATCCAGGCGAGCAGCGGCGCGAGGGTGTCGGCCCGGGGCGGCAGCGGCGTGTCGATGAACTGGGCCTGCCCGCCGTCGCGCTGCGGCGGCACGATCATGCGCCGGGCGACGGCTGTCGCCATGGCGGCGCCGAGCTCGCGCCGCACGAGGTGCAGGCACGCGTCGATGCCGGCGGCGGTGCCGGCGCTCGTGACGACCGTGCCGTCCTCGACGAAGAGCACGTCGGGGTCGACGACGGCGGCCGGGTGGCGGCGGGCGAGCTCGTCGGCGTGCATCCAGTGGGTGGTGCACCGGCGCCCGTCGAGGAGGCCCGCCTCGCCGAGCGCGAACGCGCCGCTGCAGATGCTCAGGACCCACGCGCCCCGGGCGTGGGCGGCGCGCAGGGCGTCGAGCACGGGGGCCGCCACGGGCCGCGGCGGGGCCCCGTAGGCGGGGACGACGACGAGGTCGACGTCGTCGGCGGCCTCGAGGCCGTGCTCGACCACGAGCGAGAACCCCATCGTCGTGGGCACCCGCACGCCGGGGTCGGGCCCGCACACCCGGAAGTCGAAGGCAGGCCCCCCGGTGTCGGTGCGGTCGAGCCCGAACACCTCGCACGCCACCCCGAGCTCGAAGGGCGCGGCGCCGGGGAGCACGACGACGGCGACGGATCGGAGCACGCCCCCAGGCTCGCACGCGGTTGGCAGAATCTCAACGGGCATCGGCACTCCTGCCACTGGTGGCTGTTTTCCAGTGGATGAAGACTTTCTGCCATGACCTTCCTCGCGCTGATCCTGCTCCTCCTCGTGCTCGCGGCCACCGTCGTCGCGCTCGCCGTGGCCGTGCGCCACGACGGCCTCGGCCACCGCCCGCCCCCGCGCTCGCGCCACGCCTGGGACGACCGCCCCGCCTGACGCGCACCCGATCGGCCGGCCCGCGCCCGGCGCCCCATGACGGCCTGCCCGTGACTCCCGGCACACCGGTCACCCGTGCGGGTGGTCCCCACCGCGACCTGCGCGCCGATCCGCGACAGGGCCGCAGGATCATCGGGCTCCTGGCCCGGCGTGCTGCGACACTGTCGCCAGCACCGGGTGCCCCCGGTGCACGGCACGGGCAGGAGTGATGAGGGTGGGTGAGCTGCCGCTGCGGCTCGCGGTGATCGGCGACGAGCTGGCCGCGGGCGTCGGCGACCCCAAGGGCCTCGGCTGGGTCGGCCGCGTCGCGGCCCGCACGAGCGCCCCGCACCCCCTGACCGTCCTGACCCTGGCCGTCCCGGGCGAGACCAGCACCGAGCTCGGCGGGCGGTGGGACGGCGAGGTGTCGCGGCGCCTCGCGCCCGACGCCGACAACCGCCTGGTCGTCGCCGTCGGGCGCGCGGACGTGCGCGCCGGCCTCTCGCTGGCGCGCAGCCGCCTCAACCTGGCCAACGTGCTCGACGTCGCGGAGCAGCGCCGGATCCCCGCGTTCGTCGTCGGCCCCCCGCCCGGCGACCCGGCCGAGGGCGACCGGCTCGCCGAGCTCTCGGCCGCCCTGGGCGACGTCGCCGCCCGCCGCCGCGTGCCGTACGTCGACACGTACACGCCGCTGGCGCCGCACGACCAGTGGCTCGCCGACATGGCGACGTCGCCGGACCACCTGCCCGGCCAGGCCGGGTACGGGCTGATCGCCTGGCTCGTGCTGCACACCGGCTGGCACGCGTGGCTGGGTCTGCCCCAGGACGACTGAGGACGGTCAGCGCAGCGTCGAGCGGACCGATCGCAGGGCGGTGTCGAGCACGGTCCGCACCGTCTCGACCGTGAGCTCGCCCACGCCGTCGCGCGCGTCGGCGACGCGCAGGTCCGCGCGCACCTCGTCGACGAACCGGCGCACCAGCGCCTCGGCCTCCACACGACGCCGGTGCGAGGCCGCCCGGTCGGGGTCGGGCACGCCCGGCGTCGCCGTGTCGCGCGCACGCTGCGCGGCCGCCGCGAGGTCGGCGCGCAGCCCGCGCATCGCGGTCTGCACGTCGGTGCGCACCTGGGTCGCCTGCCGTCGGACCGTCTCGGCGATCTCCTCCTCGAGGTGCGCCAGGTCGCCGCGGCGCGCGTCGAGCTCGGCCCGGCCCGCGCCGGTCAGCGCGTAGGTGGCCTTGCGGCCCTCGGCGGTGCGGACGACCAGCCCCTCCTCCTCGAGCCGGGACAGCCGCGGGTACACGGTGCCCGCACTCGGCCGGTACGTGCCGCCGAACCGGTCGGACAGGGCCGTGATGAGCTCGTAGCCGTGCCGGGGCCCGTCCTCCAGCAGCGCCAGCAGGTAGAGGCGCAGCTGCCCGTGGGCGAACACCTGCACCATCAGGCGTCACCGCCCGTCGGGACCGGGGCGTCCTGCGGCGCGTCGTCCGGCACCGCGGAGGCCTGCGAGCGGAGCACGGTGACGTGCCCGGTGACGGTCGTGGCCGAGAGGAAGCAGCCACCCTCGCCCGCGTCGACGTCGACCGTGCGCTGCCCGGGCCCGGAGCCCTTGTGCTCGACCCCGTCGACGACGAGGCGCCCGGAGACGGACTGCGCCCGCACCTGCAGGCCCGCGCCCTCGGGCACCCGGACGGTGAGGTCGCCCGCGACGGTCGTGACGGTCAGGGACGAGGTCCCGGCGCCGACGTCGAGCGAGACGGCCCCCGAGACGGCGCTGCCCTGGACGAGCGTGAGGTCGCCGGAGGCCGCGATCTCGCCCGAGACGGTCTGGAAGCGCAGGTCGCCGACGTGCGCGCGCACCACGACCTCCCCGGTGACGGTGTGCACCGTCAGCCGGCCGTGCACGTCGTCGACGACCATCGAGCCCGAGACGGTGGAGACGTGCGCGTCCTCGCGCAGCCCGGCCACGAGCCCGTCGGCGCTGACCGTGCCGATGCGCGCGAGCACCGCGGCGGGCACGGCGACGTGCACGTCCGCCCGGTCCTTGTCCTGGAAGTTGCGGAACTTCTCGACGAAGCCCTCCCAGCCGCCGAGCGTGAACGCGTAGCCGACGCGCAGCTCGCCGTCCGTGAGCCCGACCTCGAGCGGACGCCCGTCGACGCCGTGCACCTCGAGCCGCGCGCCCGTCGCGGCCGGGTCCGCGTGGGCGACGACGTCGACACGCCCGCCCACGAGCCCGACGCGCAGGGAGCGCACGTCCTCGACCTCGATCACCTGCGGGCCGGCGACGACCCAGGACTCCGACGCCATGACGTCCTCCTCATGCGATATGTCGTGTGGTCCACTCACGATATGTCGCGTTGCTCGACCCGGCAAGCCCCGACCACGGCCGGAGCAGCGGGCGACCGCACGGCCGCCCGCCGCGCGCGTCAGGCCACGGACCAGCCGCCGTCGGACGGCAGCACCGCGCCGTTGACGTTCGTGCCGTCGTCGCTCAGCAGGAACGTGATCGACGCCGCCAGCTGGGCCGCCTCGGCCACCGCCGGCATGGCCGCCATCGCCAGCCCGATCCGCTCGCGACCCAGCGGGGAGGCGAAGCGGCTCTCGATCCCGGTGAGCACCGGACCGGGCGCGACCGCGTTGACCCGCACGCCCGACGGCCCGTACATGTGCGCGCTGCTGCGCGTCAGGCCGACGACCGCGTGCTTGGACGCCGTGTACGCCACCCCCGCGGCAGAGCCCCGCAGCGCCGCCTCCGAGGCGACGTTCACGACCGAGCCCCGACCGGCCGCGAGCATGAGCGGCAGCAGCGCCCGGGTGAGGCGGAACGCCCCGTCGACGTTCACCGCGAACACCCGCTCCCACACGGCGTCCTGCACCTCGTGCAGCGGTGTCATGTCGTCCATCACGCCGGCGACGTTCGCCAGCGCGTCCACCCGCCCGTCCGTGGCGGCGACGACCGCCTCGATGCCCGCCGGGTCGGTGATGTCGGCCCGCACGGGCACGACGTCCGCGTCGGGCAGCTCGGCGACGAGGGCCTCCAGCCCGGCCTCGACCAGGTCGACGGCCACGACCCGGCCACCCTCGCGGGCCACCCGCGAGGCGGTCGCCCGGCCGATCCCCGACCCCGCACCGGTGACGACGACCGTCTGCCCGGCGAACCGCCCGGGCGTGGTGCGCTCGACCCACGGCTGCGCGTCGGGGACGGCGGCGCCGGGCGGGTCGGAGCGGGACCCTTCGTCGCGGGACCCGCCGGCCGCCCCCCCGACCTCCGGCGGCACCTCTCCCGCCTCCGCCCGTCGGACGAGGTCGTCGACGACCTCCTGGGTCAGCAGCCCCTTGCTCAGCGCGACGAGCCGCTGGAGGGAGAACATCCGCACGGGGCGCAGGTCGCCGGCGTCCCGCCCGGCCTCGGCGAGCATCGCCCGCAGCAGCGGGCCGCCGACGGGGTGGTCGAGCCAGGTCCCCACCGACGACCTCGCGGTGAGCGCCGTGTCCTTCGTGGCCATCATCGTCCTTCCGACGTGCACGCCGGCCGCGACGCCCGCGGCCGCCGCGTGCCACGCGATCGTCGCCCGCGAGCCCTGCGCAGTCAACTAAGTTGACTCACGCCACCGGCACCCGGGCAGCGGCACGGCGGAGGACCGGGTCAGCCCGCCGGCGTCAGCAGCGCCTGCAGCTGGCCGCCGTAGGTCCGGGCCAGGACGTCACGGTCGGCCGCACGCAGCACCTCGTCCTCGGCGACCCACAGCGCGTAGAGCAGGCCACCCACGAGCGCCGCCGCCAGCCGGGCCCGCAGGTCCGCGTCGGCGCCCTCCAGCCGGGCGCGCAGCGGCGCGACGAACAGGTCCTCGTGCACCGTGCGCAGCCTCGACCCGACGGGCCCCAGCGCGCTCGCCCGCACCAGCGCGAGGAAGACGCCCCGCACGTGGTCGTCGGCGTCGAGCAGGTACCGCACGAACCGCTCGCCCAGCGTCCCGACGGGCCCCTCGTCCAGCGGCTGCCCGAGGTCGAGGTGCATCGTGTCGAGGAACAGCGCCTCCTTCGACGTGAAGTGCCGGATCACCAGCGCCGGGTCGACACCCGCGTCCGCCGCGATCCGGCGCACCGACGTGCCGGCGTACCCGTGCGCGGCGAACAGCCGCGTCGCCGAGCCGTGCACCCGGTCGCGCGTCCGCGCCGCCTCACCCGCCATGCCCGCAGCGTACGAGACGGCGGCGTGGGCAGAGGCTCAGGCGACGAGGCCCGCCCCGCGCAGCTCCACCGTCAGGTCGTGCGGGTTCGACGCGGCCGCGAGCGCGTCGTCGTAGGTGATGACGTCGTCGCGCACGAGCCCGAACAGGTGCTGGTCGAAGGTCTGCATCTTGTAGAAGTCGCCGTCGCGGATGAGGTCCACCAGCGGCGGGTTCTCCTGCGGCTCGACGATCGCCTCGGCGGTCCGGCCCGTGTTGACCATGACCTCGACCGCGGAGCAGCGCCCGTTGCCGTCGGCGCGGCGCACCAGGCGCTGCGACACGATGCCGCGCAGGGACTGCGCGAGGGCGATCCGCACCTGCTTCTGCTCGTGCGGGGGGAAGAAGTCGACGATGCGGTTGATGGTCTCGGCCGCGTCGATCGTGTGCAGCGTCGACAGGACCAGGTGCCCGGTCTCGGCCGCGGACAGGGCCGCGCGGACCGTCTCGACGTCGCGCATCTCGCCCACGAGGATCACGTCCGGGTCCTGGCGCATCGCCGCGCGCAGGGCCACGGTGAAGTCCGCGGTGTCCTGTCGGACCTCGCGCTGGGAGACGATCGCCTTCTTGTCCTTGTGCAGGATCTCGATGGGGTCCTCGATCGTGACGATGTTGACCTCGCGGTACGTGTTGATGAGGTCGACCATCGACGCGAGCGTGGTGGTCTTGCCCGAGCCCGTGGGCCCGGTGACGAGCACGAGGCCGCGCGGCTCGAGCGCGAGCTCGCCGACCACCTCGGGCAGGCCGAGCTCGGTCATCGACTGGGCACCGACCGAGACCCGCCGGAACACCAGCCCGTACGTCCCGCGCGCCTGGTAGGCGTTCACGCGGAAGCGGCCGACGCCGGGCAGCGAGTAGGCGAAGTCCGCCTCCTTGGTCTCGCGGAACGTGTCCACGAGGTCGTGGGGCAGGACCTCCTCGAGCATGCGCGCCGTGTCGTCGGGCGACAGGTCGGGCGACTGGAGGCGGCGCAGGCGGCCGTCGACCCGCACCCGGGGCGCCGAGCCGACCTTGCAGTGCAGGTCGGACCCGTGCGTGCTCACGAGCGCGTGCAGGAAGGGGACGACGGACTGGATCGGCTCGCTCACGACCACAGACATCGGCCGCCGGTGCCCCCGACTTGAGCGGTGCGGGGCCCCGGCGGGCGCCGGGTGTGCGAACGGCGGCCCTGACCTGTGGGACGATGGTCGGCGAGAACCCGGTGCGTCGACGTCTCGCGCGTGCGCACCAGATGAACGAGGAGATCGATCTCATGAGCAAGCGCGGCCGCAAGCGTCGTTCCCGCAAGGGCAACGCTGCCAACCACGGCAAGCGCCCCAACGCCTGAGCGTCGGCGCGCAGCACCCGTCACGAAGGGCCCCGGAGCACGCTCCGGGGCCCTTCGTCGTCCGTCACGCCGGACGGGTGCTGCGGCGCCGCCCTCAGACCTCGTCGGTCGGCACGACCTGCAGGCGCATCACGGTGATCTGCTCGTGGATGCGCAGCCGCAGCCCGGCAGGCGCCTGCTCCTTCTCGCAGCAGCGCCGCACCAGGGCCTTCATGACGACCTCGAGCTGCTCCTCGTGCAGGCACGGCGTGCACTCGGCGAGGTGCTCCTCGACGCGTTGACGGTCCAGCACCTCGAGCTCGGAGTCCACGTACTCCCACAGCCGCGCCACGGCCTCGTCGCAGGGCAGGCCCGCACCGCACGGGTCGGCGGCCTGCTGCTGCTCCCCGTGCCCCTCCCCCGGCGCGCTCACCGCCCGGCCTCCGGCCCCGTCGGCGCGGCGGCCACGAGGCCGCGCTCGCGCGCGTAGTCCGACAGCAGCTCGCGCAGCTGTGCACGTCCGCGGTGCAGACGGGACATCACCGTCCCGATCGGCGTCCCCATGATCTCCGCGATCTCCTTGTAGGCGAAGCCCTCGACGTCGGCGAGGTACACCGCGATGCGGAAGTCCTCGCCGATGCGCTGCAGCGCGTCCTTCACGTCCGAGTCCGGCAGGTGGTCCAGGGCCTCGGCCTCCGCCGAGCGCAGGCCGCGCGACGTGTGCGACTCCGCCCGCGCCAGCTGCCAGTCCTCGATCTCCTCCGACCGCGACTGCTGCGGCTCGCGCTGCTTCTTGCGGTAGGTGTTGATGTAGGTGTTCGTCAGGATCCGGTACAGCCACGCCTTGAGGTTCGTGCCCGGTCGGTACTGGTGGAACGCCGCGAACGCCTTGGTGAAGGCCTCCTGGACGAGGTCCTCGGCGTCGGCCGGGTTCCGGGTCATCCGCAGCGCGGCGCCGTACAGCTGGTCGAGGTAGACCAGCGCCTCGGCCTCGAACCTGTCGGTGCGCGCGGCGTCGTCCTCCGACTCCGGAGCCCTCGTGGTGCCCGTGGGCAGGTCCTCGCTCATCGCCCACGAGCCTAGACCGCTCACCTGAGAGCCACCTGCGGACGCCCTGGGTGCGGCACCGAGGCCCACCGGCACGGCGGCGGCAGACACGTCGATGCGGGTCACGGGCACGCGCAGGGGCGCCGCCACGAGGACGGCAGGGTCGGGGGTGGGGACGACGGACGTCGTCGCGTCGTCCCGGGTCGCCACGGCACAGCTCATGGGGGCCACAACACGGACGCGCCGGTGCCGCATTCCCGCGCCCGACCAGCCGTCCGCGCCGGGCCGCACTAGCGTGGAGGCGATCACCGTGCCCGGTCCTGGTCCGGGACGTCGAGGAGGTTCTCGTGCTGCTGCGCCGCGTCGCCCGTCCGTTGTTCGCCTCGTGGTTCCTCACCCAGGGGCTCGACGCCCTGCGCCACCCGGCCGCGCACGCCCGCCGCGCGCGCGAGGGCGTGGCCGCCGTCGCGGACCGCGTGCCCGCCCAGGCCCGCACCGGCGTGGGCGGGCCCGTCGCCGACGTGCTCGAGGGCCGCCTGACGGACGCGCAGATGGCCACGGCCGTGCAGGCGCACGGCGCCGCGGTCGTCGTCGCGGCCGCGATGCTCGCGGTGGGCCGCGCGCCGCGGACGGCCGCGCTGGCGCTCGCGGGGCTGACGCTGCCCCTCGCGCTCGTCGACCTGCCGGTCGGCGGGCGGCGCACCCTGACGCCGCAGGCCCGTCAGGAGCGCACCGAGCGGTTCGTGCGCGCCGTGGCGTTCACCGGCGGTGCGCTGCTCGCCGGCATCGACCTCGAGGGGCGCCCCGGCGTCTCGTGGCGCCTCCAGCACGCGCGTGCCGACCGCGCGCGCCTCGCCCAGGCCCGCGCGGACGCCACGGCGTGAGCGCGCACGGCCTCGCTAGCCTGGGCGCATGACGACCCCGAGCACCCCCACCTGGTCGGCGCCGCTCGCCGACGGCCCGCTCGACGCGCTGGTGGAGGTGCCCGGCTCGAAGTCGCTGTCGAACCGCTACCTGGTCCTCGCGGCCCTCGGCGACGGCCCGAGCCGGCTGCGCGGGGTCCTGCGCTCGCGCGACACCAGCCTGATGGCGGACGCGCTGCGGGCCCTGGGCTCCCGGGTCGACGAGGACGGCGCCGACTGGGTCGTCACGCCCGGCCCGGTCCGGGGAGACGTCGACGTCGCGTGCGGCCTCGCGGGCACCGTGATGCGGTTCCTGCCCGCCGTCGCCGCGCTGGCGGACGGCCCGGTGCGGTTCGACGGCGACCCGCAGGCGCGGCTGCGCCCCATGGGGCCGGTGCTCGAGGCGCTGCGCGGGCTCGGCGTGCGCGTCGACGAGGACGGCGAGCCGGGGCGGCTGCCGTTCACGGTGCACGGGCGCGGGTCGGTCGCCGGGGGGCACGTCGACGTCGACGCGTCGGGGTCGAGCCAGTTCGTGTCCGGGCTGCTGCTCGCGGCGTCGCGGTTCGAGCACGGGCTGACGGTGCGGCACACCGGTGCGACGCTGCCGAGCCTGCCGCACATCGAGATGACCGTCGCGGTGCTGCGTGCGGCGGGCGTGACGGTCGACGACTCGCGGCCCGAGATCTGGCGCGTCGAGCCCGGCCCCGTCGCGGCGCGGGACCTGCGGGTCGAGCCGGACCTGTCGAACGCGGCACCGTTCCTGTGCGCCGCGATCATCGCCGGCGGCACCGTCCGGGTGCCCGGCTGGCCGGCGAGCACCACCCAGCCGGGCGGCCTGCTGCCCGGCATCCTCGAGCGCTTCGGGGCGTCGGTGAGCCTCGAGGGCGACGTGCTCGCGGTCTCCGGCACCGGTCAGGTGCACGGCGTCGACCTCGACCTGCGTGCCGCCGGCGAGCTCGCCCCGACGCTCGCCGCCCTGGCCGTGCACGCGGGCTCGCCGACCCGGCTGCGCGGGATCGCGCACCTGCGGGGGCACGAGACGGACCGTCTGGCCGCCCTCTCGGCCGAGATCACCCGGCTCGGCGGGCAGGCCGAGCAGACCTCCGACGGGCTCGTCATCACCCCGCGGCCGCTGCGCGCGGGCACGTGGCACTCGTACGCGGACCACCGCATGGCCACCGCCGGGGCGCTCGTGGGTCTGCGGGTGCCCGGGGTGCAGGTCGAGGACGTCGCGACCACGGCCAAGACGCTGCCGGGCTTCGTCGACCTGTGGGCCGCGATGCTCACGCCGGGCGCCGTCCGCGCGGGGGCCGACGCCTGATGCCCGCACGGGCCTTCGACGAGCGCGACGTCCGCATCCGCCCCGGCAAGGGCTCGCGGCCGCGCACCAAGCAGCGGCCCGAGCACGCCGACGCGCGCACCGCGATGGTCGTGGCCGTCGACCGCGGGCGGTACACCGTCCTCGTCGACCCCGGCGGCCCCGACGAGACGCGGGTGCTGGCCATGAAGGCCCGCGAGCTGGGGCGCCAGCGGGTCGTGCCCGGCGACCGCGTCGACGTCGTCGGCGACACCAGCGGCGACGACGGCTCGCTCGCGCGCATCGTGCGGATCGGCGACCGGCGCACCGTGCTGCGCCGCACCGCCGACGACACCGACCCCGTCGAGCGTGTCATCGTCGCCAACGCCGACACCCTCGTGGTGGTCACCGCGCTGGCCGACCCCGAGCCGCGCACCCGCATGATCGACCGGTGCGTCGCCGCGGCGTACGACGCCCGCATGGACGTCGTCCTCGCCCTGACGAAGGCCGACCTGGCGTCCGCCGACGAGCTCACCGCGATGTACGCGCCCATCGGGGTGGAGGTCGTCGTGACCCGCCGCGGCGACGACGGCGCGATCGTCGGCCTCGACGTGCTGCGCGACCGGCTCGACGGCGAGATCTCGGTGCTCGTGGGGCACTCGGGCGTCGGCAAGTCCACGCTCGTCAACGCCCTGGTCCCGGACGCGCGCCGGGCCATCGGGCGGGTCAACGACGTCACCGGCCGCGGCCGGCACACCTCGACGTCAGCCGTGGCCCTGGAGGTCCCCGGCACGCGCGAGCCGACGTGGGTCGTCGACACCCCGGGCGTGCGCTCCTTCGGCCTCGCGCACGTCGACCCCGCGCACCTGCTGCACGCGTTCGCCGACCTGGCCGCCGTGGCCGAGGAGTGCCCCCGCGGCTGCACGCACCTGGAGGGGTCGCCGGACTGCGCGCTCGACGAGTGGGTGGAGGCCGCCGCCGACGACGAGACGCGCGCCGCACGGGCCGCACGGCTCACCTCGTTCCGTCGCCTCCTGCTCAGCCGGCTCGGCACCACCGACGCGGACGCGCCCGACCGGCCCCGCTGACCGCGGCGCGCGTCCCGGCCTGCGCGCCACCACGGCCCCGGGCCTGCCCGCACCGGTACGGTGACCTGCGACGACGGCGACGAGGAGCGAGATGGCCCTGCACACCGGGTACGACGACGACCTGCGGCTGGCGCTCGTGATCGCCGACCAGGTCGACGCCCTGACCATGTCGCGCTTCCGCGCGCTGGACCTGCGCGTGGACACCAAGCCCGACCTGAGCCCCGTCACGGACGCCGACCGGGCCGCCGAGGACTTCATCCGCGGCCAGCTCGCCCGGGCGCGGTCGCGCGACGCCGTGCACGGCGAGGAGGGCGACGACACCGGGCACGGACGTCGCCGCTGGGTGATCGACCCGATCGACGGCACCAAGAACTTCGTGCGGGGCGTGCCCGTGTGGGCCACGCTCATCGCCCTGATGGACGGCCCCGACGTCGTGCTCGGCGTGGTCAGCGCCCCCGCGCTGGGCAGGCGCTGGTGGGCGGCGCAGGGCTCCGGCGCCTGGACCGGACGTTCGCTGTCCGCGGCGACGCGGCTGCACGTGTCGTCCGTCGCCCGCCTGGAGGACGCGTCGCTGTCGTACTCGAGCCTGTCCGGCTGGGACGAGCGTGGGCGCCTCGACGCGTTCGTCGGCCTGACCCGGCGCGTGTGGCGCACCCGGGCGTACGGGGACTTCTGGTCGTACATGCTGCTCGCCGAGGGCGCCGTCGACATCGCCACCGAGCCCGAGCTCGAGCTCTACGACATGGCCGCGCTCGTGCCGGTCGTGGTGGAGGCCGGCGGGCGGTTCACGTCCCTGGACGGCACACCCGGCCCGCACGGCGGCGACGCGCTCGTCACCAACGGCCTCCTGCACGACGAGGTGCAGGCGCTCGTCGGGCGCCGCTGACGTCGTCGCCGCGCCCGGCGCCCGCCGGCACCGTCAGACGCTGACCCAGCAGTACATCCCCGCGCGCGTCTGCCGGGCCTGCCGGGCGAGGTCCGCCAGGCCGCGCACGACCGGCAGCAGGTCGTCGGCCGTCCACGCCGCGAGCTCCTCGGTGCAGGACCAGGCCTGCGCGGCGTCGCGCAGCGCGGCCTCGTCGGCCGCGGCCAGGGCGACCACG
This region includes:
- the aroA gene encoding 3-phosphoshikimate 1-carboxyvinyltransferase, whose amino-acid sequence is MTTPSTPTWSAPLADGPLDALVEVPGSKSLSNRYLVLAALGDGPSRLRGVLRSRDTSLMADALRALGSRVDEDGADWVVTPGPVRGDVDVACGLAGTVMRFLPAVAALADGPVRFDGDPQARLRPMGPVLEALRGLGVRVDEDGEPGRLPFTVHGRGSVAGGHVDVDASGSSQFVSGLLLAASRFEHGLTVRHTGATLPSLPHIEMTVAVLRAAGVTVDDSRPEIWRVEPGPVAARDLRVEPDLSNAAPFLCAAIIAGGTVRVPGWPASTTQPGGLLPGILERFGASVSLEGDVLAVSGTGQVHGVDLDLRAAGELAPTLAALAVHAGSPTRLRGIAHLRGHETDRLAALSAEITRLGGQAEQTSDGLVITPRPLRAGTWHSYADHRMATAGALVGLRVPGVQVEDVATTAKTLPGFVDLWAAMLTPGAVRAGADA
- the rsgA gene encoding ribosome small subunit-dependent GTPase A — its product is MPARAFDERDVRIRPGKGSRPRTKQRPEHADARTAMVVAVDRGRYTVLVDPGGPDETRVLAMKARELGRQRVVPGDRVDVVGDTSGDDGSLARIVRIGDRRTVLRRTADDTDPVERVIVANADTLVVVTALADPEPRTRMIDRCVAAAYDARMDVVLALTKADLASADELTAMYAPIGVEVVVTRRGDDGAIVGLDVLRDRLDGEISVLVGHSGVGKSTLVNALVPDARRAIGRVNDVTGRGRHTSTSAVALEVPGTREPTWVVDTPGVRSFGLAHVDPAHLLHAFADLAAVAEECPRGCTHLEGSPDCALDEWVEAAADDETRAARAARLTSFRRLLLSRLGTTDADAPDRPR
- the hisN gene encoding histidinol-phosphatase, with translation MALHTGYDDDLRLALVIADQVDALTMSRFRALDLRVDTKPDLSPVTDADRAAEDFIRGQLARARSRDAVHGEEGDDTGHGRRRWVIDPIDGTKNFVRGVPVWATLIALMDGPDVVLGVVSAPALGRRWWAAQGSGAWTGRSLSAATRLHVSSVARLEDASLSYSSLSGWDERGRLDAFVGLTRRVWRTRAYGDFWSYMLLAEGAVDIATEPELELYDMAALVPVVVEAGGRFTSLDGTPGPHGGDALVTNGLLHDEVQALVGRR